The following are from one region of the Streptococcus sp. 1643 genome:
- a CDS encoding peptidase U32 family protein, which yields MEKIIITATAESIEQVEQLLEAGVDRIYVGEKDFGLRLPTTFSYEELRTIAKLVHDGGKELIVAVNALMHQDMMDRIKPFLDFLEEIKTDYITVGDAGVFYVVNRDGYSFKTIYDASTMVTSSRQINFWGQKAGASEAVLAREIPSAELFKMPEILEIPAEVLVYGASVIHHSKRPLLQNYYNFTHIDDEKTRKRDLFLAEPSDPESHYSIFEDNHGTHIFANNDLDLMTKLTELVEHGFTHWKLEGLYTPGQNFVEIAKLFIQARGLIQEGNFSHDQAFLLDEEVRKLHPKNRFLDTGFYDYDPDMVK from the coding sequence ATGGAAAAGATTATCATTACAGCAACTGCTGAAAGTATTGAACAAGTTGAACAGTTACTAGAAGCTGGCGTAGACCGTATCTATGTTGGTGAGAAAGATTTTGGCCTTCGTCTGCCAACAACCTTTAGTTATGAAGAGTTACGCACCATCGCTAAGCTCGTTCATGATGGGGGTAAGGAGTTGATCGTTGCAGTCAACGCCCTCATGCACCAAGACATGATGGACCGTATTAAGCCTTTCCTAGACTTCTTGGAAGAAATCAAGACAGACTATATTACAGTAGGAGATGCAGGTGTCTTTTACGTGGTAAACCGTGATGGCTATTCCTTTAAAACCATTTATGATGCTTCAACCATGGTAACAAGTAGTCGTCAAATTAACTTCTGGGGTCAAAAGGCAGGGGCCTCTGAGGCTGTTTTGGCGCGTGAAATTCCATCTGCTGAGCTCTTCAAGATGCCTGAGATTTTGGAAATTCCTGCTGAAGTATTGGTTTATGGGGCTAGTGTCATTCACCATTCTAAGCGTCCGCTCTTGCAAAACTACTATAACTTCACGCACATCGATGATGAAAAGACACGTAAACGTGACCTCTTCTTGGCTGAACCAAGTGATCCAGAGAGCCATTACTCTATCTTTGAAGACAATCATGGCACCCACATCTTTGCAAATAACGACCTTGATTTGATGACCAAATTGACAGAACTAGTGGAGCATGGCTTTACTCACTGGAAACTTGAAGGACTTTACACCCCAGGTCAGAATTTTGTAGAAATTGCTAAACTCTTTATTCAAGCGCGTGGCTTAATCCAAGAGGGCAACTTTAGCCATGACCAAGCTTTCTTGTTAGATGAGGAAGTGCGCAAGTTACACCCTAAAAACCGTTTTCTCGATACAGGATTCTATGATTACGATCCAGATATGGTTAAATAG
- a CDS encoding ABC transporter permease encodes MYLAIKEIVRNKLRYSLILTTIFLIAFMVFFMTSLALGLVRNNRAAIDNWQATGVVLSDYANDNLTASFIPEKDYKEKSSEEAAPLGYMFAVTNLVDGSEKVNVSIFAQDWDAFISPSLTEGRYPEGDYEVVVDQSFENYGMKLGDTIQLNGSDSSYKIVGLTQGNKFFTEPVVFTSLTTYWTLQGTLKANRSISALVLKNDIKVVGDGLKQISIPKMISKIPGYTPQVNVFSGMILAMIVITGLIVGIFVYIITIQKLGLYGIMRAQGIQIKTIVWSLFCQIFLLAGMGIALALLAIGGVILVLPATFFFYPSWIAYSVLSLVISMMALLGGVISLPRLLKVDPITAIAE; translated from the coding sequence ATGTATCTTGCTATCAAAGAAATAGTACGAAACAAACTTCGATATAGTTTGATTCTAACTACCATTTTTCTTATCGCTTTTATGGTCTTTTTTATGACCAGTCTAGCTCTTGGTCTTGTGCGAAACAACCGAGCAGCTATTGATAATTGGCAAGCGACGGGTGTCGTTTTATCCGACTACGCAAATGATAATTTGACGGCATCCTTTATTCCTGAAAAGGACTACAAGGAAAAGAGTTCTGAAGAGGCTGCTCCATTGGGCTATATGTTCGCTGTGACCAATCTAGTCGATGGTAGTGAAAAGGTCAATGTTTCCATTTTTGCTCAAGACTGGGACGCTTTTATCTCTCCTAGTTTGACGGAGGGTCGTTATCCTGAAGGAGATTATGAGGTTGTCGTGGATCAGTCCTTTGAGAACTATGGGATGAAGCTAGGTGATACCATTCAACTGAATGGAAGCGATTCAAGTTACAAGATTGTAGGCCTGACTCAAGGAAATAAATTTTTCACCGAGCCTGTTGTCTTTACGAGCCTGACAACTTATTGGACCTTACAAGGAACCTTGAAAGCCAATCGTTCCATCTCTGCCTTGGTATTGAAAAATGATATAAAAGTGGTCGGGGATGGACTGAAGCAGATTTCCATTCCAAAAATGATATCAAAAATTCCTGGTTACACACCTCAGGTTAATGTATTTTCAGGTATGATTCTTGCTATGATTGTTATCACTGGCTTGATTGTGGGGATTTTTGTTTATATCATTACTATCCAAAAACTAGGCCTTTATGGAATAATGCGGGCTCAAGGGATACAGATCAAAACCATTGTATGGTCCCTTTTCTGTCAAATCTTCCTCCTAGCTGGTATGGGGATTGCTTTAGCCTTGCTGGCAATCGGAGGAGTGATTTTAGTCTTACCAGCTACCTTCTTTTTCTATCCAAGTTGGATAGCTTACTCTGTCCTAAGTTTGGTAATTTCCATGATGGCCCTTCTAGGTGGTGTCATTTCACTTCCACGCTTGTTAAAGGTGGACCCGATTACTGCGATTGCAGAATGA
- a CDS encoding ABC transporter ATP-binding protein yields MTALIEMTQVTKTYGEGKMKVVALHETNFQLNAGEFVAIVGPSGSGKTTFLTTLGQLQEASSGKILVKGKETGSLTEKEKTDLRFREFGFILQASNLIPFLTVKEQLDLINRLDKGKNSKSDRKELFDLLDLEKVQDQYPKALSGGERQRAAIARALYNNPSIVLADEPTASLDTERAYQVTEMLAAIAHEQGRGVVMITHDTRLLDKVDRIYVMNDGHLVEETHA; encoded by the coding sequence ATGACAGCATTGATTGAAATGACTCAAGTGACAAAAACCTACGGGGAAGGAAAGATGAAAGTCGTAGCCCTGCATGAGACGAATTTTCAGCTAAATGCGGGAGAGTTCGTGGCTATCGTCGGGCCTTCTGGATCTGGAAAGACGACCTTTCTAACGACTCTAGGACAACTTCAGGAAGCATCGAGTGGAAAAATTTTGGTAAAGGGGAAGGAAACAGGCAGTTTGACGGAGAAGGAGAAAACAGACCTCCGTTTTAGAGAGTTTGGTTTCATTCTCCAGGCTTCAAACCTAATTCCTTTTCTAACAGTCAAGGAACAGCTGGATTTGATTAACAGACTGGATAAGGGAAAAAATAGTAAAAGTGATCGAAAAGAGCTTTTTGACCTGTTGGATTTGGAAAAAGTACAAGATCAGTATCCAAAGGCTTTATCAGGTGGCGAACGTCAACGTGCAGCGATTGCTAGAGCGCTCTATAACAATCCAAGCATTGTGCTTGCAGATGAGCCGACAGCCAGTCTAGACACCGAGCGTGCTTACCAAGTAACGGAGATGTTGGCTGCCATTGCTCATGAACAAGGTAGAGGAGTTGTTATGATTACGCATGATACTCGTCTTCTTGATAAGGTTGACCGTATTTATGTCATGAACGATGGCCACCTAGTTGAAGAAACACATGCATAA
- the rpiA gene encoding ribose-5-phosphate isomerase RpiA, which translates to MENLKKMAGIKAAEFVKDGMVVGLGTGSTAYYFVEEVGRRIKEEGLQITAVTTSSVTSKQAEGLNIPLKSIDQVDFVDVTVDGADEVDSQFNGIKGGGGALLMEKVVATPSKEYIWVVDESKLVEKLGAFKLPVEVVQYGAEQVFRRFERAGYKPSFREKDGQRFVTDMQNFIIDLALDVIEDPIAFGQELDHVVGVVEHGLFNQMVDKVIVAGRDCVQILTSRKGK; encoded by the coding sequence GTGGAAAATCTGAAGAAAATGGCAGGTATCAAGGCTGCTGAGTTTGTCAAGGATGGCATGGTAGTCGGACTTGGAACGGGCTCTACTGCCTACTATTTCGTAGAGGAAGTAGGCCGTCGGATTAAGGAAGAAGGTTTGCAGATTACTGCTGTGACAACTTCCAGTGTGACCAGTAAACAGGCTGAAGGACTTAACATCCCGCTCAAGTCGATTGATCAAGTGGATTTTGTTGATGTGACGGTTGACGGGGCGGATGAAGTAGATAGCCAGTTTAACGGAATCAAAGGCGGAGGTGGTGCCCTTCTGATGGAGAAGGTTGTGGCAACGCCCTCAAAAGAATACATTTGGGTGGTTGATGAAAGCAAACTGGTAGAGAAACTAGGTGCTTTTAAATTGCCTGTGGAAGTAGTTCAGTATGGTGCAGAACAGGTCTTTCGTCGGTTTGAGCGAGCTGGCTACAAACCAAGTTTCCGTGAAAAAGACGGCCAACGTTTTGTGACCGATATGCAGAACTTTATCATTGACCTAGCCTTGGATGTCATTGAAGATCCAATTGCTTTCGGGCAAGAATTGGACCATGTCGTTGGTGTCGTAGAGCATGGCTTGTTCAACCAAATGGTGGATAAGGTCATCGTAGCGGGACGAGACTGTGTTCAGATTTTAACTTCAAGAAAAGGGAAATAA
- a CDS encoding phosphopentomutase gives MSKFNRIHLVVLDSVGIGAAPDANNFVNAGVPDGASDTLGHISKTVGLNVPNMAKIGLGNIPRETPLKTVPAESNPTGYATKLEEVSLGKDTMTGHWEIMGLNITEPFDTFWNGFPEEILTKIEEFSGRKVIREANKPYSGTAVIDDFGPRQMETGELIIYTSADPVLQIAAHEDIIPLDELYRICEYARSITLERPALLGRIIARPYVGEPGNFTRTANRRDLAVSPFAPTVLDKLNEAGIDTYAVGKINDIFNGAGINHDMGHNKSNSHGIDTLLKTMGLAEFEKGFSFTNLVDFDALYGHRRDPHGYRDCLHEFDERLPEIIAAMREDDLLLITADHGNDPTYAGTDHTREYIPLLAYSPSFKGNGVIPVGHFADISATVADNFGVETAMIGESFLDKLV, from the coding sequence ATGTCAAAATTTAATCGTATTCACTTGGTAGTACTGGATTCTGTAGGAATCGGTGCTGCACCAGATGCTAATAACTTTGTCAATGCAGGGGTTCCAGATGGAGCTTCTGACACACTAGGACACATTTCCAAAACAGTTGGTTTGAATGTGCCAAACATGGCTAAAATCGGTCTAGGAAATATTCCTCGTGAAACTCCTCTTAAGACTGTGCCAGCTGAGAGCAATCCAACTGGATATGCAACAAAATTGGAAGAAGTATCCCTTGGTAAGGATACTATGACTGGTCACTGGGAAATCATGGGACTTAACATTACGGAGCCTTTCGATACTTTCTGGAACGGATTCCCAGAAGAAATTTTGACGAAAATCGAAGAATTTTCAGGACGTAAGGTCATTCGTGAAGCCAACAAGCCTTACTCAGGTACGGCTGTTATCGATGATTTCGGACCACGTCAAATGGAAACTGGGGAGTTGATTATCTATACTTCAGCTGACCCTGTTTTGCAAATTGCTGCCCACGAAGACATCATTCCTTTGGATGAATTGTACCGAATCTGTGAATACGCTCGTTCAATTACCCTTGAGCGTCCTGCCCTTCTAGGTCGTATCATTGCCCGTCCATATGTTGGTGAACCAGGTAACTTCACTCGTACAGCAAACCGTCGTGACTTGGCTGTATCCCCGTTTGCCCCAACTGTTTTGGATAAATTGAACGAAGCTGGCATCGATACGTACGCTGTGGGTAAAATCAACGATATCTTTAACGGTGCAGGAATCAATCATGACATGGGACACAACAAGTCAAATAGCCATGGAATTGATACACTATTGAAGACTATGGGGCTTGCTGAGTTTGAAAAAGGATTCTCATTTACAAACTTGGTAGACTTCGATGCCCTATATGGCCACCGTCGTGACCCACACGGTTACCGTGATTGCTTGCATGAGTTCGATGAACGCTTGCCTGAAATTATCGCAGCTATGAGAGAGGATGACCTTCTCTTGATTACTGCTGACCATGGAAATGACCCAACCTATGCAGGAACAGACCACACTCGTGAATATATCCCACTTTTAGCTTACAGCCCTAGCTTTAAGGGGAATGGTGTCATTCCAGTTGGACACTTTGCAGATATCTCAGCGACAGTTGCGGATAACTTTGGTGTTGAAACTGCCATGATTGGGGAAAGTTTCTTAGATAAATTGGTATAA